The following proteins come from a genomic window of Pichia kudriavzevii chromosome 1, complete sequence:
- a CDS encoding uncharacterized protein (PKUD0A07290; similar to Saccharomyces cerevisiae YLR163C (MAS1); ancestral locus Anc_8.376) — MFRHINKLKGAHALRRFATASNTRLTVLPNGMTVATEQIPHTLTATVGVWIDAGSRADVTDKTSGTAHFLEHLAFKGTKNRTQVQLEMEVEDCGSHLNAYTSRENTVYYAKTMKDDIPRAVDILSDILTRSKLEKMAIERERSVIIRESEEVDKMYDEVVFDRLHEVVYLNQPLGRTILGPIKAIKTIQQGDLQKYISTNYKGDRMVLVGAGCVDHDELVRLALENFGHVPISDKPTPLGQTKYGTELPVFHSGHVHVADSSLPHLHIAVSLEGCSWSHKDYFTALVAQAIVGNWDRVGSAANSGTPLSYAVSNNGSPLANSYMSFSTSYADTGLWGMYIVMDKTADVNKMLAAVAREWRRVADGGFTDAELESAKAQLRGSLLLSLDGTTAIAEDVGRQLVTTGQRLTPDELVQRVDKVDRAGVEKWIRDTLASGKIATAILGGEPARKDLDAVNTKFLEMVN, encoded by the coding sequence ATGTTTAGACATATAAACAAGCTTAAAGGCGCACATGCTCTAAGAAGATTTGCCACTGCGTCCAATACTCGTCTGACCGTTCTTCCCAACGGAATGACAGTGGCGACAGAACAAATCCCACACACTTTGACTGCCACTGTTGGTGTTTGGATTGATGCAGGCTCCCGTGCAGACGTTACGGACAAGACCTCTGGTACTGCGCATTTTCTCGAACATTTGGCGTTCAAAGGTACCAAAAACAGAACACAAGTGCAACTCGAAAtggaagttgaagattgCGGATCCCATTTAAACGCATACACTTCAAGAGAGAATACCGTTTATTATGCGAAAACCATGAAGGACGATATTCCACGTGCTGTTGACATATTAAGCGACATTCTAACTAGATCCAAACTTGAGAAAATGGCCATTGAAAGAGAGAGGTCGGTGATTATCCGGGAAtctgaagaagttgataaGATGTATGACGAAGTTGTATTCGACAGACTACATGAGGTAGTCTATCTAAACCAACCACTAGGTCGGACTATCTTGGGTCCTATAAAGGCCATCAAGACGATCCAACAAGGCGATTTACAGAAATATATCTCGACAAACTACAAGGGAGATCGTATGGTTTTAGTTGGTGCTGGATGTGTCGATCATGATGAATTGGTAAGGTTAGCACTTGAGAACTTTGGCCATGTTCCAATCAGTGATAAGCCAACACCATTAGGACAAACAAAATACGGTACTGAATTGCCGGTTTTTCATAGTGGACATGTCCATGTTGCAGATAGTTCTCTTCCACATCTTCATATTGCAGTTTCATTGGAAGGCTGTTCTTGGTCTCACAAAGATTACTTTACTGCACTAGTTGCGCAAGCTATTGTAGGTAATTGGGATCGTGTTGGGTCTGCTGCTAATAGCGGAACCCCATTATCGTATGCTGTATCCAACAATGGGTCTCCCTTGGCCAACTCCTACATGTCTTTCTCTACCTCATACGCAGATACCGGTTTGTGGGGAATGTACATTGTAATGGACAAAACTGCAGATGTCAACAAGATGCTTGCTGCCGTTGCAAGAGAATGGAGACGTGTTGCCGATGGTGGATTCACCGATGCAGAACTCGAATCCGCAAAGGCACAACTCCGTGGCTCTCTACTTCTGTCTCTCGACGGTACTACAGCGATTGCTGAAGACGTTGGTCGTCAGCTTGTCACAACCGGCCAACGTCTAACCCCTGACGAGCTTGTTCAACGGGTGGACAAGGTCGACCGTGCCGGCGTCGAAAAATGGATTCGTGATACTCTTGCTAGCGGGAAAATTGCAACTGCGATACTAGGTGGAGAACCTGCCCGCAAGGACCTTGATGCTGTCAACACCAAGTTCCTTGAAATGGTCAATTGA
- a CDS encoding uncharacterized protein (PKUD0A07280; similar to Saccharomyces cerevisiae YKL091C (YKL091C) and YMR079W (SEC14); ancestral locus Anc_2.491) — protein MSEQEILDTLPKIVAKPPLGQTGFPGYLTDAEKSALEQLRLLVEAQGYTERIDDATLLRFLRARKFDVMKALEMYTACEKWRKEYGTNTILEDFKYEEKPIVAKYYPRYYHKTDKEGRPVYIEELGKVNVTEMYKITTQERMLKNLVWEYESFAKHRLPACSRKAGFLVETSCTILDLKGISITAASQVLSYVREASYIGQNYYPERMGKFYLINAPFGFSTAFRLFKPFLDPVTVSKIFILGSSYKKDLLAQIPAENLPTKFGGTSEVSEAEGGLYLSDIGPWRDPKYIGPEGEAPTN, from the coding sequence ATGTCTGAACAAGAGATCCTTGACACCCTTCCTAAGATTGTCGCAAAGCCGCCACTTGGCCAAACCGGGTTTCCAGGCTACTTGACTGATGCCGAAAAGTCTGCACTTGAACAATTAAGACTTCTCGTTGAAGCACAGGGCTACACTGAGAGAATCGACGATGCTACTTTGTTACGTTTCCTAAGAGCAAGAAAGTTTGATGTCATGAAGGCGTTAGAGATGTACACTGCTTGCGAGAAATGGAGGAAAGAATATGGTACCAATACCATTTTAGAAGACTTCAAATATGAGGAAAAGCCAATTGTTGCCAAATATTACCCACGATACTATCACAAAACAGACAAGGAGGGTAGACCTGTGTATATTGAGGAGTTAGGTAAAGTCAATGTTACCGAAATGTACAAGATTACAACCCAAGAGagaatgttgaaaaacttggtCTGGGAATATGAATCATTTGCAAAACATAGACTACCAGCATGTTCTCGTAAGGCAGGCTTTTTAGTTGAGACTTCGTGTACGATTCTCGACTTGAAGGGCATATCCATCACTGCTGCCTCTCAGGTTTTATCCTATGTTAGAGAGGCATCCTATATTGGTCAAAACTATTACCCAGAAAGAATGGGtaaattttatttaatCAACGCTCCATTTGGCTTCTCTACAGCATTCCGTCTTTTCAAGCCATTCCTTGATCCGGTGACTGTTTCcaagattttcattttagGATCAAGTTACAAGAAGGACCTATTAGCACAGATTCCTGCTGAAAACCTACCTACCAAGTTTGGAGGTACCTCTGAAGTCTCAGAAGCTGAAGGTGGTTTGTATTTGAGTGACATTGGTCCATGGAGAGATCCAAAATACATTGGTCCTGAGGGTGAAGCTCCAACCAACTAA
- a CDS encoding uncharacterized protein (PKUD0A07310; Pfam Domains: ABC_tran(7.8e-72)|ABC_membrane(5.2e-49)), with the protein MNKSTDNTPMSLNTGKDSLDSNKQETTSHILFEGKFLDQMAVEDGDVNDDANDDVNDEANGDVNDDANDDVNDDANGDRYENGELLTRNPFYFFEGKDSLLLIPALIANAACAVTDIGSTILINKLFTYLTNFQLGKYSSPVDFVGDITLPSFGILLISLGSTITGWIETSLFTYLGERQQVRCRKRLYESLLYRDLKWFENNKNLDGDLIQLNRSIEEFRSSISEYLSILFKTLFSIISLLAISLYYSWRLTLLIFSVIPIIIITMIIFGNKIDFWAKQEDDSKANAISLLDWNLSSFIWVKIIHSKNLEIGKFITILDNSELTFRKFSIYANLVSSIMKTLALLLFVQSFWFGSYLVRHTRGSGSDIISCFYSCLKLAMTISSLSIIAVIFQKANTSFKKVVKFMMSFEEIEKFNAELIIPKRNLNGDIQLENISFTYPASGMLNLRNLCLKIEPFKTTFIVGKSGSGKSTIASLILKLYNYDHGDILVDGYNLKDLDKSWLRNQITLVEQFPKIFNDTLKNNILLGSPYQDIDSCEVKEAIEFFNFNEVLNFLPDSYQTYIGRTNDRRNKLVQLSGGQEQKLNLIKAKLKDSPILILDESISALDIEQRKLFMKKIADWRQGKTTIIITHELAHINNKDAVYLIDSGEIAEYGMKQELVGLEGRFANLQNHATLQEQNEGEKRESKSLSIELENLDDSDLESSLQNSPFANTNSEKNEQPLINIRAPIWIAYKILTRNIPLKYKLLYILGLFVTLGNAILSPVFSYCFAKLINGLIPQASGTLITTYDLLKWSMIATSAALLIGITDLISQTILEFVAGRLCKILQKHSLAKLLEQNVQFFEYLDSNEVSTLLMNDMRDFRKIFSSNLSRLISSIAISVVCIIWTLTIGWKYALVGFSLSPLFAIFSYIGTKVMQKTEFSYKESIGAAESVVHETRVNIKTITCNNLQAEMTDKFNLKLSVVLDNALKRSISIGFSINFVFLLVGIAQSIMLYYGLKLVSMDGYSLIKMMQIVMMILMSVQFLSELMSSAPGLYRGLRVALKINQLLNIENNCNSGYLTPSFVPFKTNSAIRFQNVNFKYPGSFAQVLRDVTFTIPVGEFTSIVGDSGSGKSTIISLILRLQDAPPDSVHIDGYDITTIKQDHLMAAFGVVSQKAYFINGTVRENLLYGNPRAESLLTDTELVSLLNDLKVNVNLDTVLCNSSNNIMVSGGQGQRIALARAILRKPSILLLDEFTASLDVYTTKQVLDYIKRLGITIVCVTHQQLVMNYSDNIIRIKDGKIV; encoded by the coding sequence ATGAACAAAAGTACTGACAATACCCCCATGTCTTTAAATACTGGAAAAGATAGCCTCGATTCCAACAAGCAAGAGACAACTTCGCATATACTATTTGAGGGAAAGTTTCTTGATCAAATGGCTGTTGAAGATGGTGATGTCAATGATGATGCTAATGATGATGTCAATGATGAAGCTAATGGTGATGTCAATGATGATGCTAATGATGATGTCAATGATGATGCTAATGGTGATAGATACGAAAACGGTGAACTATTAACTAGAAAccctttttatttctttgaaggaaaagattCTCTGTTACTTATTCCTGCCCTAATTGCAAACGCTGCCTGCGCAGTAACAGATATTGGTTCAACAATATTGATTAATAAACTATTCACCTATTTGACCAACTTCCAATTGGGTAAATACTCTTCTCCTGTTGACTTTGTTGGTGATATAACCCTACCGAGTTTTGGTATTCTCCTCATCTCTTTGGGATCAACGATTACAGGCTGGATTGAAACCAGCCTATTCACATATCTGGGTGAACGACAACAGGTGAGATGTAGGAAAAGACTTTATGAGTCATTACTATATCGTGATTTGAAATggtttgaaaataataaaaactTAGATGGTGACTTGATTCAGTTGAACAGAtcaattgaagagtttAGAAGTTCAATAAGTGAATATTTATCgattttattcaaaaccttATTCTCGATTATTTCCCTGCTTGCTATAAGTCTCTATTATTCATGGAGATTGAccttgttgattttctcagTTATACCAATCATTATAATCACAATGATAATCTTTGGTAATAAAATTGACTTTTGGGCCAAACAAGAAGACGATTCAAAGGCAAATGCAATTTCCCTTCTTGATTGGAATTTATCGTCTTTTATTTGGGTTAAAATTATCCACTCTAAAAACTTGGAAATTGGGAAATTCATTACAATCTTGGATAACTCTGAATTGACTTTTAGAAAATTCTCCATTTATGCAAACCTAGTATCTTCtataatgaaaacattggcattgttgttgtttgttcAGAGCTTCTGGTTTGGCTCTTATTTGGTTAGGCATACTAGGGGATCTGGATCAGATATCATTTCGTGCTTTTATTCTTGTCTAAAGTTGGCAATGACCATAAGCAGTCTTTCTATTATAGCTGTTATCTTTCAAAAGGCAAATACATCGTTTAAAAAAGTTGTCAAGTTTATGATGtcgtttgaagaaattgaaaagttcaaTGCAGAGTTGATAATCCCGAAAAGGAATTTGAATGGTGATATCCAATTAGAAAATATCAGCTTCACTTATCCTGCAAGTGGGATGCtcaatttgagaaatcTCTGCTTAAAAATTGAACCTTTCAAAACAACCTTTATTGTCGGCAAATCCGGCTCAGGTAAGTCAACCATTGCTTCTCTCATTCTTAAACTGTACAATTATGATCATGGTGACATTTTAGTAGATGGCtacaatttgaaagatCTTGATAAAAGTTGGTTAAGAAACCAAATTACATTGGTTGAACAGTTTCCCAAAATTTTCAACGATACCTTGAAGAACAACATCCTTTTGGGTTCCCCATATCAGGATATCGACTCTTGTGAAGTTAAAGAAGCCattgagtttttcaatttcaatgagGTCCTAAATTTTCTGCCTGATTCCTACCAAACTTATATTGGCCGCACGAATGATCGAAGGAATAAATTGGTCCAGCTAAGTGGCGGTCAAGAACAAAAATTGAACCTAATAAAGGCAAAACTAAAAGATTCACCAATTCTAATACTTGATGAAAGTATCTCAGCTTTAGATATTGAACAACGTAAATTATTTATGAAAAAGATAGCCGATTGGAGACAGGGTAAAACTACAATAATCATAACTCACGAGTTGGCGCATATCAATAACAAGGATGCTGTTTATCTTATAGACTCTGGAGAAATTGCTGAGTATGGTATGAAACAAGAATTGGTTGGCCTGGAAGGGAGATTTGCTAATCTACAGAACCATGCCACCTTGCAAGAGCAAAATGAAGGGGAAAAAAGGGAAAGCAAATCTTTATCTATTGAACTTGAGAATTTGGATGATAGTGATTTAGAATCAAGTTTACAGAACTCCCCCTTTGCAAATACTaattcagaaaaaaatgaacaaCCATTGATAAATATTAGGGCTCCCATATGGATTGCTTACAAAATTCTAACTCGAAATATACCTCTAAAATACAAATTGCTCTATATTTTGGGGCTTTTCGTCACCTTAGGAAATGCGATTTTGTCTCCTGTTTTCTCATACTGTTTTGCTAAACTGATTAATGGCTTGATTCCTCAAGCATCTGGTACATTGATTACAACTTATGACCTCTTAAAATGGTCGATGATTGCAACCTCAGCCGCTTTACTCATAGGTATAActgatttgatttctcaaaCAATTTTAGAATTTGTGGCAGGAAGATTATGTAAAATACTACAAAAACATTCACTAGCTAAATTGCTTGAACAAAAtgttcaattttttgaataccTAGATTCAAATGAAGTATCAACTTTACTTATGAATGATATGCGTGACTTCCGTAAGATTTTTTCATCCAACTTATCAAGGTTAATTTCCAGTATTGCTATCAGCGTGGTTTGCATCATCTGGACTCTCACTATAGGCTGGAAGTATGCTCTGGTTGGATTTAGTTTGTCTCCACTATTTGCAATTTTCAGTTACATTGGAACTAAAGTAATGCAAAAGACAGAATTCTCGTACAAAGAGTCGATTGGAGCTGCCGAATCGGTGGTTCATGAGACAAGGGTAAACATTAAAACCATTACCTGTAATAATCTACAAGCAGAAATGACagataaattcaatttgaaattgtcaGTCGTTTTGGATAATGCATTGAAAAGATCCATATCAATAGGATTTTCtattaattttgtttttcttcttgttggtATAGCACAATCGATAATGCTTTATTACGGATTAAAATTGGTTTCAATGGATGGATACAGCCTAATCAAAATGATGCAAATTGTGATGATGATCCTCATGTCTGTTCAATTTTTGAGTGAGTTAATGTCAAGTGCCCCAGGCTTATATCGAGGGCTACGAGTTGCTTTAAAAATCAACCAACTTTTAAATATCGAAAATAACTGCAATTCAGGTTACTTGACGCCATCTTTTGTTCCGTTTAAAACCAACAGCGCAATTAGATTCCAAAAtgtaaatttcaaataccCTGGATCATTTGCTCAAGTCTTAAGAGATGTTACTTTCACTATACCTGTGGGTGAGTTCACCTCCATTGTAGGTGACTCAGGATCAGGTAAATCAACGATAATTTCTCTCATTCTGCGTTTACAAGATGCCCCTCCAGACTCGGTACATATTGATGGTTACGatataacaacaataaagCAAGATCATTTGATGGCTGCCTTTGGTGTTGTTTCACAGAAAGCATATTTTATTAATGGCACTGTTAGGGAAAATTTGTTGTATGGTAATCCAAGAGCAGAGTCTCTATTAACTGACACTGAATTGGTTAGTTTACTCAATGATTTGAAGGTTAATGTAAATTTGGATACAGTACTCTGTAACTCCAGCAATAACATTATGGTGTCTGGTGGTCAAGGACAAAGAATTGCTCTGGCGAGAGCCATCTTGAGGAAACCTTCAATATTGCTGCTTGATGAGTTCACTGCTTCCTTGGATGTGTACACCACTAAACAAGTGTTAGATTATATCAAGCGATTGGGAATCACAATCGTTTGTGTAACGCACCAACAATTGGTTATGAATTACTCAGACAATATAATAAGAATCAAAGATGGAAAAATTGTATAA
- a CDS encoding uncharacterized protein (PKUD0A07300; similar to Saccharomyces cerevisiae YKL210W (UBA1); ancestral locus Anc_1.528) translates to MDIDTRSPTPSAAIDESLYSRQLYVLGKDAMLKMASSNVLIIGLKGLGLEIAKNVALAGVKSLSLYDPAPVELQDLSSQFFLSEHDIGKERASATLPKLAELNQYVPIDVVKDLTPELIKGYSVVVATDLPLSKQLELNELTHANNIKFISADVRGLFAQAFVDFGEKFTIYDQTGEECKTGIVSDIEKDGTVTMLDDNRHGLEDGNYVKFTEVKGIEAINSTPENEKVFKIKVLGPFAFQLEDFDPSWGTYEKGGLYTQVKLPITESYQDLKTQLAKPDLLTPDFAKFDRPIQLHLAFQALHQFRADHNDELPRPQNEEDALKIVKLTKSLVSKFPDYFESEDDLNVDLIKQFSYGARGDLPGMVAFYGGLLAQEVLKACSGKFVPIKQWLYFDSLESLPESEEYPRTEETCKPINSRYDNQIAVFGLEFQKKIANLKIFLVGSGAIGCEMLKNWAMMGIATGPDGKIFITDNDTIEKSNLNRQFLFRAKDVGKNKSEVSSAAVIAMNPELAGKIDARIDKVAEDTEHIFNNAFWENLDIVTNALDNVEARTYVDRRCVFFKKPLLESGTLGTKGNTQVVIPNLTESYSSSRDPPEKSIPLCTLRSFPNKIDHTIAWAKSLFQGYFHDAPENVNLYLTQPNFVESVLKQSGDVKSILESISQYLTTDKPLNFEDCIKWARLQFEEKFANEIKQLLYNFPKDAVTSKGEPFWTSPKRAPTPLEFDIDNQNHFDFLVGGANLLANVYGLKGDIGSPDKSYYAKVLSSIEIPEWSPKTDLKIQVNDSDPDPNAEVVTDNSVIEKLSSSLPAPSSLAGYRLTAVEFEKDDDSNHHIEFINAASNCRAENYEIEPVDKSRTKFIAGRIIPAIATTTALVTGLVCLELYKVVDKKTDIEKYKNGFVNLALPFFAFSEPIASPKGKYGEKTYDKIWDRFDLYGDMSLQELIDYFQKNEGLELSMMSYGVSLLFASFYVAKMKPRYSMKITEIIELVTKKPLPDHEKTLILEVCLEDENGEEPEVPYAVLHL, encoded by the coding sequence ATGGATATTGACACACGCTCCCCTACTCCTTCTGCAGCCATTGACGAGTCTTTATACTCTCGTCAACTCTATGTCTTGGGTAAGGACGcgatgttgaagatggcCTCCTCAAATGTTCTTATTATTGGTTTGAAAGGCCTTGGTCTAGAAATTGCTAAGAACGTGGCACTTGCCGGTGTCAAGTCTTTATCTTTGTATGATCCTGCTCCAGTGGAATTACAAGACCTTTCATCCCAATTCTTCTTATCTGAGCACGATATCGGTAAGGAGAGAGCTTCTGCCACATTACCTAAACTGGCAGAATTGAACCAATACGTCCCGATTGATGTCGTCAAAGACCTCACCCCAGAATTAATAAAAGGTTActctgttgttgttgcaactGATCTACCACTCTCGAAACAGTTAGAATTAAATGAATTAACTCATGccaacaatatcaaatttatcTCTGCCGATGTCAGAGGTTTATTTGCACAAGCCTTTGTTGATTTCGGTGAAAAATTTACAATCTATGACCAAACCGGTGAAGAATGTAAAACTGGTATTGTttcagatattgaaaaggaCGGTACTGTTACTATGTTAGACGATAATAGACATGGGTTAGAAGATGGAAATTACGTCAAATTTACAGAGGTTAAAGGTATAGAGGCCATCAACTCCACTcctgaaaatgaaaaagttttcaagatAAAAGTCTTAGGTCCGTTTGCCTTCCAACTAGAAGACTTTGATCCTTCCTGGGGTACATATGAAAAAGGTGGATTGTACACCCAAGTTAAATTACCAATCACTGAGTCTTACCAAGATTTGAAGACACAATTGGCAAAACCAGATCTGTTGACTCCAGATTTTGCTAAATTTGATAGACCTATTCAACTACATCTTGCCTTCCAAGCTCTACATCAGTTCAGAGCTGACCACAATGATGAACTTCCAAGACCTCAAAATGAGGAAGATGCTCTTAAGATTGTGAAGTTAACTAAATCATTGGTATCCAAATTTCCAgattattttgaatctGAAGATGATTTGAATGTCGATTTGATTAAGCAGTTTTCCTATGGTGCAAGGGGTGACTTGCCGGGAATGGTAGCATTTTACGGTGGCTTGCTTGCACAAGAAGTTCTAAAGGCATGTTCCGGAAAGTTTGTTCCAATCAAGCAATGGCTGtattttgattctttggAGTCACTTCCAGAATCTGAAGAGTATCCAAGAACTGAAGAAACTTGCAAGCCGATCAACTCAAGATATGACAACCAAATTGCAGTTTTTGGTTTGGAAtttcagaagaagattgcAAACTTGAAGATATTTCTTGTCGGTTCCGGTGCAATTGGCTGTGAAATGCTGAAGAACTGGGCAATGATGGGTATTGCGACAGGTCCAGACGGTAAGATCTTCATTACGGATAATGAtactattgaaaaatccaatttGAACAGACAATTCTTGTTCAGAGCCAAAGATGtgggaaaaaataaatcagaAGTATCTTCAGCTGCGGTTATTGCAATGAATCCAGAATTGGCAGGTAAAATTGATGCTAGAATCGATAAAGTTGCAGAGGATACAGaacatattttcaataacgCATTTTGGGAGAACCTTGATATTGTTACCAATGCCcttgataatgttgaagCAAGAACTTATGTTGATAGAAGATGCGTCTTCTTTAAGAAACCGTTACTAGAATCAGGTACCCTAGGTACTAAGGGTAATACACAAGTTGTCATTCCAAACTTAACCGAATCATACTCTTCATCAAGAGATCCTCCAGAGAAGTCTATTCCATTATGTACTCTAAGATCTTTCCCAAATAAAATAGACCATACTATTGCATGGGCAAAGTCTTTATTTCAAGGTTATTTTCACGATGCTCCAGAGAATGTCAACTTATACTTGACACAACCAAACTTTGTAGAATCAGTTCTAAAACAAAGCGGCGATGTCAAGAGCATTCTTGAGTCCATTAGTCAATATCTAACTACTGACAAACCACTaaactttgaagattgTATCAAGTGGGCAAGATTACAATTTGAGGAAAAGTTTGCCAACGAAATTAAGCAATTATTGTATAACTTTCCTAAGGATGCCGTAACGTCCAAGGGTGAACCATTTTGGACATCACCAAAGAGAGCTCCAACTCCTTTAGAGTTTGACATCGATAACCAGAACCACTTTGATTTCTTAGTTGGTGGTGCCAACTTATTGGCTAATGTTTATGGGTTAAAAGGTGATATTGGCTCACCAGACAAATCATATTATGCCAAAGTTTTGAGCTCCATTGAAATTCCAGAATGGTCTCCAAAGACagatttgaagattcaaGTCAATGATAGTGATCCAGATCCAAATGCTGAGGTTGTCACCGACAACTCAgtaattgaaaaattatctTCAAGTTTACCAGCCCCATCATCATTAGCTGGCTACAGGTTAACAGCCGTTGAGTTTGAGAAGGATGATGATAGCAATCATCatattgaatttatcaatgcGGCTTCCAATTGCCGTGCTGAGAATTACGAGATTGAGCCTGTTGATAAATCAAGAACAAAGTTTATTGCAGGTAGAATTATACCTGCTATCGCAACAACAACCGCGTTAGTTACTGGTTTGGTGTGCTTAGAGCTTTACAAGGTGGTTGATAAAAAGACTGATATTGAGAAATACAAGAATGGTTTTGTAAATTTGGCACTACCATTCTTTGCATTCTCTGAGCCAATTGCAAGTCCAAAGGGTAAATATGGAGAGAAGACTTATGATAAGATCTGGGATAGATTTGACTTGTACGGTGACATGTCATTGCAGGAGTTGATTGAttatttccaaaagaaTGAAGGCTTAGAGTTATCCATGATGTCTTATGgtgtttctcttctctttgcttctttCTATGTTGCTAAGATGAAACCAAGatattcaatgaaaatcaCTGAAATTATCGAATTGGTTACCAAGAAGCCATTGCCTGATCATGAAAAGACACTGATACTAGAAGTTTGTTTGGAAGATGAGAATGGAGAAGAGCCTGAAGTTCCATATGCTGTGCTTCACTTGTGA